In Nitrospira sp., a single genomic region encodes these proteins:
- a CDS encoding DHA2 family efflux MFS transporter permease subunit has translation MTLQGRERLRGWRFTVFNMMLGSGHMVVLFNAGAYTALSPHTAGDLEGVSTSFASWATTDFMIALALGFPPARWLAQRYGDLRAYVVAFIVFADASLACALSESLRLFLPGRMVLGFAGGLTLPLGQSLFLEEYPDRLKSVGLGVWGFFALLPFTIGLGLGGWIADELGWRSLFQLDAVAGLVVAAIVGALLYGRLYEARETPFDVVGFLLLGVVLVGIQTILNQGNDFDWFDSPFLATVLAIVVAAIPVFIIWELGTPFPAVDLHLFRRRNFAIGTLVLCAGFFCFQGLLSMFVVQLQILLDYSAWLAGKEFFSMMLLGIPMLVLTHIYSVSHGFDARIFASVTCLGFAGTFYWLGLFDESHSFDQLFWPMVVEGLFLGSFFIPLNMLTLHGVPEEQVLQGAETATLFRIAAGGLGISGQGVVVFRRTPFHQLHLADHFGGRVSASFDPLHEAAAALRETGFDQTTLPAKLVGLIKQQSAILSMNDAFLFSAYVFLTLTALVWCAAPTRLGGTTGRDDWRGRQAEELMEEV, from the coding sequence ATGACTCTTCAAGGACGCGAGCGCTTACGAGGGTGGCGGTTCACTGTCTTCAACATGATGCTGGGGTCGGGGCATATGGTGGTGCTGTTCAATGCCGGAGCCTACACCGCCTTGTCGCCCCATACGGCGGGGGATCTTGAAGGTGTTTCGACCAGCTTCGCGTCCTGGGCCACCACGGATTTCATGATCGCGCTAGCGTTGGGATTCCCGCCCGCGCGATGGCTCGCGCAACGGTACGGGGACCTCCGGGCCTATGTCGTCGCTTTCATCGTGTTCGCGGACGCGTCCCTGGCCTGCGCCCTGAGCGAGAGCCTCCGGCTCTTTTTGCCAGGCCGGATGGTCTTGGGATTCGCGGGCGGCCTCACTCTGCCGCTCGGGCAGTCGCTGTTCCTGGAAGAATATCCCGACCGACTCAAATCGGTCGGCTTGGGAGTCTGGGGATTCTTTGCCCTGCTGCCGTTCACTATCGGCCTTGGATTGGGCGGTTGGATTGCGGACGAGCTCGGATGGCGGTCCTTGTTTCAGCTCGACGCCGTTGCGGGGCTGGTCGTCGCGGCGATCGTGGGCGCCCTGCTGTACGGGCGCTTGTACGAGGCTCGCGAAACACCGTTTGATGTCGTGGGATTCCTCCTGTTGGGCGTCGTGCTCGTCGGGATTCAAACGATTCTCAACCAGGGGAATGATTTCGATTGGTTCGATTCTCCCTTCCTGGCGACCGTCTTGGCGATCGTGGTCGCGGCAATTCCGGTCTTCATCATCTGGGAGCTCGGAACGCCGTTCCCAGCGGTCGATCTCCATCTGTTCCGGCGACGAAACTTTGCGATCGGGACGTTGGTCCTCTGTGCGGGCTTCTTTTGCTTTCAGGGCCTGCTCTCGATGTTCGTCGTCCAATTGCAAATCTTGCTGGACTATTCGGCCTGGCTCGCCGGCAAGGAGTTCTTCTCGATGATGCTCCTCGGGATACCGATGCTGGTCCTGACGCACATCTACTCCGTCTCGCATGGATTCGACGCGCGAATATTCGCCTCCGTGACCTGTCTCGGCTTTGCCGGGACGTTCTATTGGCTGGGTCTGTTCGACGAGTCCCATTCCTTCGATCAGTTGTTCTGGCCGATGGTGGTGGAAGGACTATTTCTTGGTTCGTTCTTCATCCCGTTGAATATGCTTACGCTTCATGGTGTACCGGAAGAGCAGGTTCTCCAAGGGGCGGAAACCGCGACTCTATTCCGTATTGCGGCAGGGGGATTGGGCATCAGCGGGCAAGGGGTCGTCGTGTTTCGTCGTACGCCGTTTCACCAGCTTCATTTAGCGGATCATTTCGGCGGACGCGTGTCGGCGTCCTTTGACCCCCTCCACGAGGCCGCGGCGGCTCTGCGAGAGACGGGATTTGATCAGACGACGCTTCCAGCGAAGCTCGTCGGATTGATCAAGCAACAATCCGCCATCTTGTCCATGAACGATGCGTTCCTGTTCTCCGCATATGTTTTTCTGACGTTGACGGCCCTGGTTTGGTGCGCGGCTCCGACGCGCTTGGGCGGCACAACTGGTCGCGACGACTGGCGCGGGCGCCAGGCAGAAGAGCTCATGGAAGAAGTATGA
- a CDS encoding efflux transporter outer membrane subunit: MNHHILRTAFVSISVCLLFWSSCAWIPPREHQTEFLEPPRMAETLAEVKDRLAHWPDEQWWEQFGSPELNHIMTVALRDNPNLHIATARLREAQSIVRVEGARLLPFLDADASLTNERISQHGVFDALSHGTISGANVLLGIINPLSFRYEFDFWGKNRALLHAALGQAAAEEAERAEVRLRLTAAVARAYFRALAFQQQLDLAGEMVRIRQDLLRLVEIRFRFGLDDELAVQQAEVDLEAANKRAAGVRDQFDVHRYLLGRLSGAGPDAVRRLIIPTTAIRVGIPLPEHLPIGLLAHRPDLAASLYRAQAAAQREKVARTQFLPSIDLTGFVGFNAVVFTKGANQLANLLFSGQSFAYGIAPGLRLPWFEGGRLRGELAARRAEYEGAVDLYNQTLLDAMREVAASLSAWQAARDIVAAHQRLLASAGRDWRLTKVRLVGGLDDNRDLLKHHHPVIEQEYALRILESDQLVAMVDLIEALGGGYQNHDVKVDRKTYDQ; this comes from the coding sequence ATGAATCACCACATTCTCCGGACAGCGTTCGTTTCCATTTCGGTGTGCTTGCTGTTCTGGAGTAGTTGCGCCTGGATTCCGCCGCGGGAACATCAGACAGAATTTCTGGAACCTCCACGGATGGCGGAAACGCTCGCGGAAGTCAAGGATCGGTTGGCCCATTGGCCGGACGAACAATGGTGGGAACAGTTCGGCAGCCCGGAGCTGAATCACATCATGACGGTGGCGCTTAGGGACAATCCCAACCTCCACATTGCAACTGCGCGGTTGCGGGAGGCTCAAAGCATCGTACGTGTCGAGGGGGCGCGGTTGCTGCCGTTTTTAGACGCCGACGCGTCGCTGACGAATGAACGGATCTCGCAACACGGGGTCTTCGATGCACTCAGCCATGGAACGATCTCAGGCGCGAACGTGCTGTTGGGCATTATCAATCCCCTGAGCTTTCGATACGAGTTCGATTTTTGGGGAAAGAACCGCGCCTTGTTGCATGCGGCGCTGGGACAAGCCGCCGCCGAGGAGGCTGAACGAGCTGAGGTGCGGCTCCGCCTGACCGCCGCTGTGGCCCGGGCCTATTTCCGCGCCCTGGCTTTCCAGCAGCAGTTGGATCTGGCCGGAGAGATGGTCCGCATCCGTCAAGACCTGCTGCGGCTGGTCGAGATTCGATTCCGATTCGGCCTGGACGATGAGCTGGCGGTGCAGCAAGCGGAGGTAGACCTGGAGGCGGCCAACAAGCGGGCGGCCGGCGTTCGTGATCAATTCGATGTACACCGGTACCTGTTGGGCCGACTCAGCGGCGCCGGCCCGGATGCCGTCCGACGGCTGATCATCCCAACGACGGCGATTCGAGTCGGGATTCCGTTGCCCGAGCATCTGCCGATCGGATTGCTGGCGCATCGGCCCGATCTCGCGGCGAGCCTCTATCGAGCGCAGGCGGCGGCACAACGGGAGAAAGTGGCCAGGACTCAGTTCTTGCCCAGCATCGACCTGACCGGCTTCGTCGGCTTCAATGCGGTGGTGTTCACGAAAGGTGCGAATCAACTGGCTAATCTGCTCTTTTCAGGACAGAGCTTCGCTTATGGCATCGCGCCGGGCCTCCGCCTACCGTGGTTTGAAGGGGGACGATTGCGCGGCGAGTTGGCGGCGCGGCGTGCCGAGTATGAAGGGGCGGTTGACTTGTACAACCAAACACTGTTGGACGCGATGCGCGAAGTGGCCGCCAGTTTGAGCGCCTGGCAGGCAGCGCGGGATATCGTGGCCGCCCATCAACGACTCCTGGCGTCGGCCGGTAGGGATTGGCGCTTGACCAAGGTTCGTCTCGTCGGCGGCCTGGACGACAACCGCGACCTGTTGAAGCACCACCATCCCGTGATCGAGCAGGAATACGCTCTGAGGATTCTCGAAAGCGACCAACTGGTCGCGATGGTGGACCTCATCGAGGCCTTGGGGGGCGGCTATCAGAACCACGATGTCAAGGTAGACCGGAAGACCTATGACCAGTGA
- the eno gene encoding phosphopyruvate hydratase: MRNRIKSVHALEILDSRGTPTLRVIIGLNSGRVLTASVPSGASTGLHEAVELRDGDMARYGGKGVLRAVAHVNERIAPHLIGRDPTSQADIDHLLQELDGTQAKSNLGANATLGVSMAVARAGSEATGLPLYLYLSGQKPGPLPVPMMNILNGGRHADNTLDFQEFMVMPVGAPTFAEALRYGTETFHALKRTLKTKGYSTAVGDEGGFAPALGGHDEACELIVESIESAGYRPGRDVAIALDPAASSFFDGSHYVLSKSGSGARTSAEMTALYEQWIARYPIVSIEDGLAETDWDGFRVQTAALGNRLQIVGDDIYVTNTRFLARGIQERTTTAALIKLNQIGTVTEAVEAVALCRKAGWNVVVSHRSGETEDSFLADFAVAMGSGQIKAGSACRSERIAKYNRLLEIEAEMGETACFENPLARY, translated from the coding sequence ATGAGAAATCGCATCAAGAGTGTCCACGCGCTGGAGATACTCGACTCCCGCGGGACTCCGACCCTTCGGGTCATCATCGGGCTGAACAGCGGTAGAGTCCTGACCGCCTCGGTCCCTTCAGGGGCATCCACAGGACTGCACGAAGCGGTCGAACTCAGAGACGGAGATATGGCGCGGTACGGAGGTAAGGGCGTGCTCAGGGCGGTTGCGCATGTCAATGAGCGGATTGCCCCACACCTCATCGGCCGCGACCCGACCAGTCAAGCCGATATCGACCATTTACTTCAAGAATTGGACGGTACGCAGGCGAAATCCAACCTCGGGGCTAATGCGACGCTCGGGGTATCGATGGCGGTCGCCAGGGCCGGTTCGGAGGCTACGGGTCTGCCGCTGTACCTGTATCTATCCGGCCAGAAACCAGGACCGCTGCCGGTTCCGATGATGAACATACTCAACGGAGGGCGGCATGCCGATAATACCCTCGATTTCCAGGAGTTCATGGTCATGCCGGTCGGAGCGCCTACCTTTGCTGAGGCCCTGCGATACGGTACGGAGACCTTCCACGCTCTCAAGCGAACGTTGAAGACGAAGGGATATTCAACTGCCGTCGGCGACGAGGGTGGCTTTGCGCCGGCGCTCGGGGGTCATGACGAAGCCTGCGAGCTAATCGTCGAGTCGATCGAGTCCGCCGGCTACAGGCCAGGACGGGACGTCGCGATCGCATTGGACCCGGCCGCGAGCTCCTTTTTCGATGGATCACACTATGTTCTGTCGAAGTCCGGAAGCGGGGCGAGGACGAGCGCCGAGATGACGGCGCTTTACGAACAATGGATCGCACGGTATCCCATCGTCTCCATCGAAGATGGGCTCGCAGAGACCGACTGGGACGGCTTCCGCGTCCAGACTGCGGCGCTCGGGAATCGTCTCCAGATCGTCGGCGATGACATCTATGTGACCAACACGCGCTTTCTTGCGCGGGGTATTCAGGAACGAACCACCACTGCAGCGCTGATCAAGCTCAATCAAATCGGGACGGTGACGGAGGCCGTGGAAGCGGTGGCGCTTTGTCGAAAGGCCGGGTGGAATGTCGTCGTCTCACATCGATCAGGCGAGACCGAGGATTCGTTCCTGGCCGACTTCGCCGTGGCAATGGGCAGCGGACAAATCAAGGCGGGATCGGCTTGTCGTTCCGAGCGCATCGCGAAGTATAACCGCTTGCTGGAGATCGAAGCCGAAATGGGAGAGACCGCCTGCTTTGAAAATCCGCTGGCACGCTATTAA